The following proteins come from a genomic window of Trifolium pratense cultivar HEN17-A07 linkage group LG4, ARS_RC_1.1, whole genome shotgun sequence:
- the LOC123922415 gene encoding uncharacterized protein LOC123922415 yields MAVNDVWGIGKAIGVKFKGDNVNMFNLLSRIISWNIRGLGCFEKKKEVRKLVRDLKPFILCDDFLCSNLWGSSSFGFSYRPSVGASGGLLTLWDSTEVKVWSTESREHVLWCHGRFSKTGEEFLVANVYAPCDDGAKQILWDSLTVRLLSLVGKMVCVCGDFNAVKSVDERRSSRGGQRSLDHVPFNRFIEDNTLIDLPLIGRKFTWFKGDGFTMSRLDRQVARVRGLSDHCPLILSANEEDWGPRPSRMLKCWKDVPGYNLFVREKWNSLQVDGWGGYVLKEKFKLIKTSLKEWHTTHTQNLPSRIETLKVKLSALDEKGEENDLSEEELVEFHGISSDIHSLSRLHASISWQQSRS; encoded by the exons ATGGCGGTGAATGATGTTTGGGGAATAGGGAAAGCCATCGGGGTTAAGTTTAAGGGAGACAACGTGAATATGTTCAATCTTCTCTCCCGG ATCATTTCATGGAATATTCGAGGGCTGGGGTGTTTCGAGAAGAAGAAGGAAGTTCGTAAGTTGGTGAGGGATCTGAAACCCTTTATTCTTTGTGATGATTTTCTTTGTTCGAATCTTTGGGGTAGTTCTTCATTCGGCTTTTCTTATCGTCCTTCGGTTGGGGCGTCTGGAGGGCTTTTAACCTTGTGGGATTCCACTGAGGTGAAGGTTTGGTCGACAGAGAGCCGTGAGCATGTTTTGTGGTGTCACGGCCGATTTTCTAAGACAGGAGAAGAGTTTTTGGTGGCAAATGTTTATGCTCCTTGTGATGATGGGGCCAAACAAATTTTGTGGGATTCTTTGACTGTGCGGCTTCTTTCGTTGGTGGGGAAAATGGTATGTGTTTGTGGGGATTTTAACGCAGTTAAAAGTGTTGATGAAAGACGTTCATCTCGGGGAGGTCAGCGCTCTTTAGATCATGTTCCTTTTAATCGTTTTATTGAAGATAACACCTTGATTGATCTCCCCTTGATTGGACGTAAATTTACTTGGTTTAAAGGGGACGGTTTTACCATGAGTCGTTTGGACAG GCAGGTGGCTAGGGTGAGAGGGTTGTCTGACCATTGTCCGTTGATCCTATCTGCTAATGAGGAAGATTGGGGACCCCGCCCGTCGAGGATGCTTAAGTGTTGGAAGGATGTTCCTGGTTATAACTTGTTTGTGAGAGAGAAGTGGAACTCGCTTCAGGTTGATGGTTGGGGTGGGTATGTGCTCAAAGAGAAGTTTAAGTTGATTAAGACAAGCTTGAAAGAGTGGCATACGACCCATACTCAAAATCTTCCTAGTCGCATCGAGACTTTGAAAGTAAAGCTATCAGCCCTAGATGAGAAGGGGGAGGAAAATGATCTTTCCGAGGAGGAGTTAGTTGAGTTTCATGGGATTTCGTCTGATATTCATTCGTTATCAAGGCTACACGCTAGTATTAGTTGGCAACAATCGCGTTCGTAG
- the LOC123924523 gene encoding 60S ribosomal protein L6-like, translating to MAPKQRTARVSRNPELIRGIGKYSRSTMYHKRGLWAIKAKHGGSFPRHDPVAKPETPVEKPPKFYPADDVKKPLRNKHKPKPTKLRVSITPGTVLIILAGRFKGKRVVFLKQLPSGLLLVTGPFKINGVPLRRVNQAYVIGTSTKVDISSVNVDKFDDKYFSKESPKKTKKGEGEFFEADKEDKKVLPQEKKDDQKTVDAGLLKAIESVPDLKTYLGARFSLKAGVKPHELLF from the exons ATGGCACCGAAACAAAGGACCGCTAGAGTTAGCcgtaaccctgaattgattagaGGTATCGGAAAATACTCTAGGTCTACCATGTACCACAAGAGAGGTCTCTGGGCTATTAAGGCCAAACATGGCGGCTCTTTCCCTCGCCATGACCCCGTCGCTAAACCTGAAACTCCCGTCGAGAAGCCTCCCAAATTCTACCCTGCCGATGATGTTAAGAAGCCCCTCCGTAACAAGCACAAACCAAAACCTACTAAGCTaag GGTTAGCATTACTCCAGGCACAGTGTTGATTATTCTTGCTGGAAGATTTAAGGGGAAGAGAGTTGTGTTTCTTAAGCAGCTTCCTTCTGGACTTCTTCTAGTAAccg GTCCATTCAAGATTAACGGAGTCCCTTTGAGGCGTGTGAATCAGGCTTATGTTATTGGAACATCAACCAAAGTAGACATTTCTTCAGTTAATGTTGATAAGTTTGATGACAAGTACTTTTCAAAGGAGTCCCCAAAAAAGACAAAGAAGGGAGAGGGAGAGTTCTTTGAGGCAGATAAGGAG GATAAAAAGGTTCTCCCCCAGGAAAagaaggatgatcagaagactGTCGATGCTGGTTTGTTAAAAGCCATCGAGAGTGTTCCGGACTTGAAGACTTACCTAGGTGCGAGGTTTTCCTTGAAGGCTGGTGTGAAGCCTCATGAGTTACTCTTCTAG
- the LOC123881688 gene encoding wiskott-Aldrich syndrome protein family member 2, which yields MVKIWVEICLISARGVRASHSLWKRQWYAIGWIDPNNKYITKVDASTNTNPLWRTKFSIQVDNSEPNFQDLALNVEVYSRDPFFFTEKLHGSATVILKEFLAKQLQNGEGNEEVGSYQLRKKKSNKPRGFVDVSIRVSEDKEEPNSHSGNGGGIELLDYSNKGGIGQSYHKQMDPASFNEPHKQPQTNVPYSHPMSYPTNYSNPYVGGPSYPSAAGPCYQPLRTPAPPPPPPPPPSNVGYVPYHYQSNDGLAPSYFNMASSSGTAPRQRGPPGLAMGAGAGALAAGGVMFGDNFISGFDVPSGFGFGDPTLTIATDPLF from the exons ATGGTGAAAATCTGGGTTGAGATATGCTTAATATCAGCTCGTGGAGTAAGAGCTTCACATTCACTATGGAAACGTCAATGGTATGCTATTGGTTGGATTGATCCAAACAACAAATACATAACCAAAGTTGATGCTTCTACCAACACAAACCCTCTTTGGAGAACAAAGTTTTCTATTCAAGTTGATAACTCAGAACCAAATTTTCAAGATCTTGCATTGAATGTTGAGGTTTATAGCAGAGACCCTTTTTTCTTCACTGAGAAACTTCATGGTTCTGCTACTGTTATTCTCAAAGAGTTTCTTGCAAAACAGTTACAGAATGGTGAAGGGAATGAAGAAGTTGGAAGCTACCAATTAAGGAAGAAGAAATCTAACAAACCACGTGGATTTGTTGATGTTTCAATTCGTGTTTCTGAAGACAAAGAAGAACCAAATTCACACTCAG GTAACGGGGGAGGAATAGAGCTCTTAGATTATAGTAATAAGGGTGGTATTGGACAAAGCTATCACAAACAAATGGATCCAGCTTCATTCAATGAACCACATAAACAACCACAAACTAATGTACCCTACTCACATCCAATGTCATATCCTACAAACTACTCTAACCCTTATGTAGGGGGACCAAGCTACCCTTCAGCTGCTGGACCATGTTATCAACCACTAAGAACTCCtgctccaccaccaccaccaccacccccaCCTTCAAATGTTGGTTATGTTCCCTATCATTATCAAAGTAATGATGGGTTGGCACCAAGTTATTTTAATATGGCATCATCATCAGGGACAGCTCCTAGACAGAGAGGACCTCCAGGATTAGCAATGGGAGCAGGTGCCGGGGCATTAGCAGCTGGTGGTGTAATGTTTGGTGATAACTTCATATCAGGATTTGATGTACCTTCTGGTTTTGGATTTGGAGATCCTACACTTACCATTGCAACTGATCCTCTTTTCTAA